A genomic stretch from Petrimonas mucosa includes:
- a CDS encoding nucleoside permease, whose amino-acid sequence MNIKIRLIVMNFLQYAVWGAWLISLGAYLGGGLKFSGVQIGSFFATMGIASLFMPGVMGIIADRWIPAQKLLGLCHLIAGLFLFLAAPQTEYAPLYTFVLLSVMFYMPTIALSNSVAYTSLSSKGYDTVRTFPPIRVWGTVGFIVSMIAVDLIRIDGVQLSKTSYQLYFSALLSLILGLYAFTLPNCEVNRSADRSSLVDRLGLRAFALFRHRQMATFFIFSMCLGIALQITNAFANDYLTNHFGNIEEFAGTFGVEHANILISLSQMSETLCILLIPFFLKRYGIKTVMLISMFAWVLRFGLLGAGDPGGGVWMLVLSMLIYGVAFDFFNISGSLYVEKVTEPAIRSSAQGVFMIMTNGFGAFVGSYAAGKVVDLVGWPHSWYLFAGYSVLIALLFMIFFNYRHEPEPLK is encoded by the coding sequence ATGAACATCAAAATCAGACTCATCGTCATGAACTTTCTCCAGTACGCCGTATGGGGTGCATGGCTGATATCTTTGGGTGCCTATCTGGGAGGCGGATTGAAGTTTTCGGGCGTACAGATAGGAAGTTTCTTCGCCACGATGGGGATTGCATCGCTATTTATGCCGGGGGTGATGGGTATAATTGCCGACCGCTGGATTCCGGCGCAGAAACTGCTGGGCCTCTGCCACCTGATAGCAGGCCTGTTTCTCTTCCTGGCCGCACCGCAGACGGAATATGCTCCATTGTATACTTTTGTGCTACTGTCGGTCATGTTCTATATGCCCACTATCGCCTTGTCCAACTCCGTAGCATATACGTCGCTGAGTTCGAAGGGGTATGATACCGTCAGGACATTTCCCCCCATCCGGGTTTGGGGAACCGTGGGATTTATCGTTTCGATGATCGCTGTCGACCTGATCCGGATCGACGGGGTGCAGCTCTCCAAAACATCTTACCAACTCTACTTTTCGGCACTGCTCTCCTTGATTCTCGGACTCTACGCCTTCACCCTGCCCAACTGCGAGGTGAACCGCAGTGCCGACAGGTCGTCACTTGTCGACCGCCTGGGATTGCGCGCCTTTGCCCTGTTTAGACACCGTCAGATGGCCACATTCTTTATTTTCTCCATGTGTCTGGGTATCGCCTTGCAGATCACCAATGCTTTTGCCAACGATTACCTGACCAACCATTTTGGGAACATAGAGGAATTTGCAGGAACCTTTGGTGTGGAGCATGCCAACATTCTCATATCACTTTCGCAGATGTCGGAGACACTCTGTATATTGCTCATCCCGTTCTTCCTGAAGCGGTACGGCATCAAGACCGTAATGCTGATCAGCATGTTTGCCTGGGTGTTGAGGTTCGGTCTGTTGGGTGCTGGAGACCCGGGAGGCGGCGTCTGGATGCTGGTTCTTTCGATGCTGATCTACGGTGTAGCTTTCGATTTCTTCAACATCTCGGGCTCGTTGTATGTCGAAAAGGTTACAGAGCCCGCTATCCGGTCGAGCGCCCAAGGAGTATTCATGATCATGACCAACGGGTTTGGGGCCTTTGTCGGCTCCTATGCTGCAGGAAAAGTTGTGGACCTGGTTGGGTGGCCCCACTCATGGTATCTCTTCGCTGGCTACTCGGTGCTGATTGCCCTGTTGTTCATGATTTTCTTCAACTACAGACATGAACCGGAACCTTTGAAGTGA
- the floA gene encoding flotillin-like protein FloA (flotillin-like protein involved in membrane lipid rafts) has product MELSFPLIILIALIVIFVLIFFHYVPFFLWINALSANVHISLVQLFLMRLRRVPPHTIVYAMIEAHKAGLKNVTRDNLEAHYLAGGHVEQVVHALVSASKANIDLPFQMATAIDLAGRDVLEAVRMSVNPKVIDTPPVSAVAIDGIQLIAKARVTVRANIRQLVGGAGEETILARVGEGIVSSIGSATSHKSVLENPDSISKLVLRKGLDAGTAFEILSIDIADIDIGKNIGAVLQMDQAQADKNIAQARAEERRAMAIALEQEMKAKAQEARAKVIEAEAEVPKAMAEAFRNGNMGIMDFYRMKNIQADTEMRDAIARPQSGTKEENAK; this is encoded by the coding sequence ATGGAATTATCTTTTCCTCTGATTATCCTGATCGCATTGATTGTAATCTTTGTTCTGATCTTTTTTCACTATGTACCGTTCTTCTTATGGATCAATGCCCTCTCGGCAAACGTCCATATATCTCTAGTTCAACTCTTTCTGATGCGTTTGCGCCGGGTTCCGCCGCACACCATTGTTTATGCGATGATTGAAGCTCACAAGGCGGGGCTGAAAAATGTCACCCGCGACAACCTGGAAGCGCACTACCTGGCCGGCGGACACGTCGAACAGGTTGTCCACGCCCTGGTTTCGGCATCAAAAGCCAACATAGATCTCCCTTTCCAGATGGCCACGGCCATTGATCTTGCAGGCCGCGATGTATTGGAAGCCGTAAGGATGTCGGTAAATCCCAAGGTGATCGATACCCCTCCAGTTTCGGCAGTAGCCATCGACGGCATTCAATTGATAGCCAAGGCACGCGTAACAGTCAGGGCCAACATCAGACAACTGGTGGGAGGAGCCGGTGAAGAGACCATCCTTGCCCGTGTAGGTGAAGGTATTGTATCCTCCATCGGTTCGGCCACATCACACAAATCGGTGCTCGAAAATCCCGACTCCATCTCTAAACTTGTATTGCGAAAAGGATTGGATGCCGGTACGGCATTCGAGATACTCTCCATCGACATTGCGGATATCGATATCGGCAAAAATATCGGAGCTGTTCTGCAGATGGACCAGGCACAAGCCGACAAGAATATCGCCCAGGCACGAGCCGAAGAGCGACGCGCCATGGCAATCGCCCTGGAGCAGGAGATGAAGGCAAAAGCACAGGAAGCCCGTGCAAAGGTAATTGAGGCGGAAGCCGAAGTACCCAAGGCGATGGCCGAAGCATTTCGTAACGGCAACATGGGTATCATGGATTTCTACCGCATGAAGAATATCCAGGCGGATACTGAAATGCGCGACGCGATAGCCCGGCCACAAAGCGGAACAAAAGAGGAGAACGCCAAATAA
- a CDS encoding nucleoside phosphorylase: MRIIPNSEFIVNPDGSAFHLHIQPDQLADKIVMMGDPDRVTLTASFFDTIECDVRSREFHTITGIYKGKRLTALSHGIGTDNIDIVMTELDALANIDFQTRTVKPELRQLTMIRVGTSGGMQPHCPIGSYVVSEKSIGFDGLLHYYANSQQVREEDFEEAFQKHVNWSPYHCSPYVVSADEELVERIGYDMIRGVTISAIGFYGPQGRHVRLPLADPDLNAKIESFRYRDYSITNYEMESSAIAGLGKMMGHKCMTVCAIIANRVALESNANYRGSIEDLIKVVLERI; the protein is encoded by the coding sequence ATGAGAATAATCCCCAATTCTGAATTCATTGTCAATCCCGATGGCAGTGCTTTCCATCTTCATATCCAGCCTGATCAGCTTGCCGACAAGATAGTGATGATGGGCGATCCCGACCGTGTGACGCTGACCGCCTCATTTTTCGACACCATCGAGTGCGATGTGCGCAGCAGGGAATTCCACACGATTACCGGCATCTACAAAGGGAAGCGTCTTACTGCACTCTCACACGGCATCGGCACCGACAACATCGACATTGTGATGACGGAGCTGGACGCATTGGCCAACATCGATTTCCAGACCCGGACGGTGAAACCGGAATTGAGACAATTGACCATGATCCGCGTGGGCACATCGGGTGGAATGCAGCCGCACTGCCCGATCGGCTCCTATGTGGTTTCGGAGAAATCGATCGGCTTTGACGGGTTGCTCCACTACTATGCCAACTCACAACAGGTGAGGGAGGAAGATTTCGAGGAGGCTTTCCAGAAACATGTGAACTGGTCGCCCTACCACTGTTCACCCTATGTGGTGAGCGCCGACGAGGAGTTGGTAGAACGTATCGGATACGACATGATCCGAGGAGTAACAATTTCAGCCATTGGGTTTTACGGACCACAAGGAAGACACGTAAGGCTTCCACTGGCCGATCCCGATTTGAATGCAAAGATTGAATCGTTCAGGTACCGGGACTACTCCATCACCAATTATGAAATGGAGAGCTCGGCCATTGCCGGCCTGGGCAAGATGATGGGACACAAATGCATGACCGTCTGTGCGATCATAGCCAACCGGGTAGCACTGGAATCAAATGCAAATTACAGAGGATCGATAGAGGACCTGATAAAGGTTGTCCTGGAGAGAATTTGA
- a CDS encoding M16 family metallopeptidase gives MKKFLFLSLMLLGIAAMAQQNSPQPVDPNVRKGTLENGLTYYIRQNKLPENRADFYIAQKVGSMQEEDNQSGLAHFLEHMAFNGTKNFPGKNMLNYLQDNGIKFGTNINAYTSFDETVYFLTDVPTTNKNLVDSVLLVLHDWSCGILLEDEEIEKERGVIREEWRTGGGAQYRLWKKMLPVMYKDSKYANRLPIGSIDVINNFKPEEIRAYYKKWYRPDLQGIVVVGDFDIDKMEARVKELFSQIPAQENPATREYYPVPDNDAPIVSIATDPEATRTQLMVFYKHDPIPDEIKLSQAGLVLNYIKAAATSMINERFQEMIQKPDAPFTSAYAYDDDYFVAKTKDAWTVAGSSADNKIKDAVAAMIRETERVKRFGFTESEYERARTNILKQYENSFNNRDKERNSHYSQRYVNSFINNEPIPGIEYEYNMMNMIAPNIPVEAINQTVAQLIGDKNIVISVSGPEKEGLLYPTEEELIEVINRVKGEEIEAYVEEVSNEPLIAEPPTPGRITRITRDEKLGATVWTLQNGMKVILKSTDFKDDQIVMTGTSAGGYSHFAVQDPINSRMMNNVITLGGVGNFSATHLRKALAGKTASARPSVTLTTQNFNGSSSIKDFETMLQLVYLYFTAPRSDDDAFQSFLQRIETQLKNQEADPMVAFSDAVTKSIYGENPLTKRVKVEDLAKIDYKRIMEMYKELFRNPGSFVFTFVGNIDEAKVKPVIEQYLASLPGKAEKGEFVPVPMDFVKGKTDNKFQREMQNPKASVFIGASGKLERNQKNILLMSIFDQILDIVYTEKIREDEGGTYSVYTQGGISRYPKGQSTLQIIYDTDPARMENLNAIIHRELKSIAENGPRTEDFNKVKEYMVKQHNENLKENRYWMNVLNANYFYGEDNHSNYLNLLNAITADDVKNFVKEFLSQGNEAVVVMLPKE, from the coding sequence ATGAAAAAATTTCTATTTTTATCGCTGATGCTGCTGGGAATAGCAGCAATGGCGCAGCAGAATTCACCGCAGCCTGTCGACCCGAACGTTCGTAAAGGCACGTTGGAGAACGGGCTCACCTACTACATCCGTCAGAACAAGCTTCCTGAAAACCGGGCAGATTTCTATATCGCCCAGAAAGTAGGGTCAATGCAGGAGGAGGACAATCAATCGGGACTGGCCCACTTCCTTGAACACATGGCGTTTAACGGAACAAAAAACTTCCCGGGCAAAAACATGCTCAACTACCTGCAAGACAATGGAATAAAATTCGGAACAAATATCAACGCCTACACTTCGTTCGACGAGACTGTCTACTTCCTGACCGATGTACCCACAACCAACAAGAACCTGGTCGACTCGGTGCTGCTGGTCCTGCACGACTGGTCTTGCGGCATTCTGCTGGAGGATGAGGAGATCGAGAAGGAACGGGGTGTAATCCGGGAAGAGTGGCGTACCGGCGGTGGTGCACAGTACCGGTTATGGAAAAAGATGCTTCCCGTCATGTACAAAGACAGCAAATATGCCAACCGGTTACCGATTGGCAGTATCGATGTGATCAACAACTTCAAGCCGGAGGAGATCCGCGCCTATTACAAGAAGTGGTATCGTCCGGATTTGCAAGGAATTGTTGTAGTGGGCGATTTCGATATCGACAAGATGGAGGCCAGGGTCAAGGAGCTTTTCAGCCAGATTCCGGCTCAGGAGAACCCTGCCACCCGCGAATATTACCCGGTTCCCGACAACGATGCACCTATCGTCTCCATCGCTACCGACCCGGAAGCGACACGTACACAACTGATGGTGTTCTACAAGCATGATCCGATTCCTGATGAGATCAAGCTGTCGCAGGCCGGTCTTGTGCTGAATTACATCAAGGCGGCTGCAACAAGCATGATCAATGAGAGGTTCCAGGAGATGATACAGAAACCGGACGCACCTTTCACTTCAGCCTACGCATATGACGACGATTACTTTGTGGCAAAGACCAAAGATGCCTGGACGGTTGCCGGCAGCTCTGCCGACAACAAGATCAAGGATGCAGTTGCCGCAATGATCCGTGAAACTGAACGGGTAAAACGGTTCGGATTTACCGAATCCGAATACGAACGTGCCCGGACCAATATCCTGAAGCAATACGAGAACAGCTTCAACAACCGCGACAAGGAGCGGAACAGCCACTATTCGCAGAGATATGTGAACAGCTTCATCAACAACGAACCTATTCCGGGCATCGAGTATGAGTACAACATGATGAACATGATTGCACCCAACATCCCGGTTGAGGCCATCAATCAGACCGTTGCCCAGTTGATCGGCGACAAGAATATTGTCATTTCAGTATCGGGACCGGAAAAGGAGGGGTTGCTCTATCCTACTGAAGAGGAGCTGATCGAAGTGATCAACCGGGTGAAGGGAGAGGAGATTGAAGCCTACGTAGAGGAGGTATCGAATGAGCCTCTTATTGCGGAGCCACCCACACCGGGCAGGATTACCAGAATTACCAGGGACGAGAAACTGGGTGCTACCGTCTGGACACTTCAGAACGGCATGAAGGTGATCCTGAAATCGACCGATTTCAAGGACGATCAGATAGTGATGACCGGAACCAGTGCCGGCGGATACTCCCACTTTGCTGTTCAGGACCCCATCAACTCCCGGATGATGAATAACGTCATCACGTTGGGCGGGGTGGGCAATTTCAGCGCAACTCACCTGAGGAAGGCTCTTGCCGGGAAAACAGCATCAGCACGTCCGAGTGTTACGCTGACCACGCAAAACTTCAACGGTTCATCCTCCATCAAGGATTTTGAAACGATGTTGCAGCTGGTCTACCTCTATTTTACTGCCCCACGCAGTGATGACGACGCTTTCCAGTCGTTCCTGCAACGCATCGAGACGCAATTGAAGAACCAGGAGGCAGACCCGATGGTCGCTTTCAGCGACGCAGTCACAAAATCGATCTACGGTGAAAACCCGCTGACAAAGCGGGTCAAGGTGGAGGATCTTGCAAAGATCGACTACAAACGGATCATGGAGATGTACAAGGAGCTCTTCCGCAATCCGGGCAGTTTCGTCTTCACCTTTGTCGGCAACATCGATGAAGCCAAGGTCAAACCGGTGATCGAACAATACCTTGCATCGCTTCCCGGTAAAGCTGAAAAAGGGGAGTTTGTCCCTGTACCGATGGATTTCGTGAAAGGAAAAACGGACAACAAGTTCCAGCGCGAGATGCAGAACCCCAAAGCATCGGTCTTCATCGGCGCCTCCGGCAAGCTGGAGCGGAATCAGAAAAACATCCTGTTGATGAGCATTTTCGACCAGATCCTCGATATCGTTTATACCGAAAAGATCCGTGAAGATGAGGGAGGAACTTACAGTGTCTATACACAGGGCGGCATCTCCCGCTATCCCAAGGGACAGAGCACGCTACAGATCATTTACGATACCGATCCCGCCAGGATGGAGAATCTCAACGCCATAATTCACCGCGAGCTGAAGTCGATCGCCGAGAATGGTCCCCGTACGGAGGATTTCAACAAGGTGAAAGAGTATATGGTGAAGCAGCATAATGAAAACCTGAAAGAGAACAGATACTGGATGAATGTGCTCAATGCCAACTATTTCTATGGAGAGGACAATCACTCCAACTACCTGAACCTGCTCAACGCCATTACGGCAGACGATGTGAAGAACTTTGTAAAGGAGTTCCTCTCACAGGGCAACGAAGCGGTGGTGGTGATGCTGCCGAAGGAATAA
- a CDS encoding heavy metal translocating P-type ATPase, with translation MAISTVPSVKRRFPVLQMGCAGCAVSVENKIKSLEGVNYAAVNFANATVTLEYQPDKIDLAAIQQAVRSIGYDLMVEDEAQPDRLETMHREKYSALKRKSIWALLLALPVVVIGMFFMQMPHAGLVMWLFTTPVVFWLGREFFINGWKQLGQRSANMDTLVALSTGTAYLFSLFNLLFPQFWERRGVEAHLYFEAAAVIIAFILLGRLLEEKAKGNTSSALKKLMGLQPKRVTVLRNGDELSEIPVGELVAGDLVVVKPGEKIAVDGTVISGESFVDESMLSGEPMAVRKEPGERVYAGTINQKGSFRFRADKVGKETLLAQIIQRVEDAQGSKAPVQKLVDKIAGIFVPVVIAVALLSAVVWLLSGNENGLTHALLSFVTVLVIACPCALGLATPTAIMVGVGKGAEKGILIKDAESLELSHKVNAVVLDKTGTVTEGKPQVTDELWLDETVKPLLASLEQQSEHPLAEAIAEHLSGEPPKAVTGFRSITGKGVSGLYGGETYLAGSRKLLSENGIPVPVGLEEKAERWSRSAKTVIWFSDSRKVLALLAISDKIKPSSANAVTQLRAMGVELYMLTGDNLNTAGAVAQQAGIGHFQAEMLPHEKSEFVKQLQQQGKVVAMVGDGINDSTALAQADVSIAMGRGSDIAMDVAKMTIVSSDLIKIPQAIRLSRQTVMTIRQNLFWAFVYNLIGIPVAAGILYPFNGFLLNPMIAGAAMALSSVSVVGNSLRLKWKR, from the coding sequence ATGGCTATTTCTACTGTTCCTTCCGTCAAAAGACGTTTTCCCGTGTTACAGATGGGTTGCGCCGGTTGCGCCGTAAGCGTGGAGAACAAGATTAAATCACTCGAAGGGGTAAATTATGCGGCGGTAAATTTTGCAAATGCTACCGTGACACTGGAGTATCAGCCCGACAAGATTGATCTGGCTGCAATACAGCAGGCGGTCCGCTCTATCGGGTACGACCTGATGGTCGAAGATGAGGCTCAGCCCGACAGGCTCGAGACGATGCACCGGGAGAAGTACAGCGCCTTGAAGCGGAAGAGTATCTGGGCACTGTTGCTTGCCCTGCCGGTGGTGGTGATCGGGATGTTTTTCATGCAGATGCCCCATGCAGGTCTTGTCATGTGGCTATTTACAACTCCCGTGGTCTTCTGGCTGGGGAGGGAGTTCTTCATTAACGGCTGGAAGCAACTCGGACAGCGGTCTGCCAACATGGATACACTTGTAGCATTAAGTACAGGCACTGCCTACCTTTTCAGCCTGTTCAACCTGCTTTTCCCTCAATTTTGGGAGCGTCGGGGAGTGGAAGCCCATCTCTATTTCGAGGCGGCTGCCGTTATCATCGCATTTATTCTGCTGGGTCGGTTATTGGAAGAGAAGGCGAAGGGAAATACCTCCTCGGCATTGAAAAAATTGATGGGATTGCAACCGAAACGGGTGACCGTGTTGAGAAACGGTGATGAGCTGTCGGAGATTCCGGTCGGAGAGCTGGTGGCAGGCGACCTGGTGGTGGTAAAACCGGGAGAGAAGATAGCTGTAGACGGTACTGTAATTTCAGGTGAGTCGTTTGTGGATGAGAGTATGCTGAGCGGTGAACCGATGGCTGTCCGCAAGGAGCCCGGTGAACGGGTATATGCCGGTACCATCAATCAAAAGGGAAGCTTCAGGTTTCGGGCCGACAAGGTAGGGAAAGAGACGTTGCTTGCCCAGATCATCCAGCGGGTGGAGGATGCGCAAGGCAGCAAGGCACCTGTTCAGAAGCTGGTGGACAAGATTGCCGGGATCTTTGTGCCGGTGGTTATCGCGGTTGCGTTGCTTTCGGCTGTTGTCTGGCTGCTATCGGGGAACGAGAACGGGCTTACTCACGCATTACTCTCATTTGTCACCGTACTGGTCATTGCCTGTCCCTGTGCCCTGGGTCTGGCTACGCCCACAGCCATCATGGTAGGCGTGGGTAAAGGAGCCGAAAAGGGTATCCTGATAAAAGACGCAGAGAGCCTTGAGTTGTCGCATAAAGTGAATGCAGTTGTCCTTGACAAGACCGGAACAGTAACTGAGGGCAAGCCGCAGGTGACGGACGAGCTGTGGCTCGACGAGACGGTCAAGCCGCTGCTGGCCAGTCTGGAACAGCAATCGGAACACCCGTTGGCTGAGGCTATTGCCGAACATCTCTCTGGTGAACCGCCGAAAGCCGTTACCGGTTTCAGAAGCATTACCGGAAAGGGGGTGTCTGGTCTCTACGGTGGCGAGACCTATCTGGCAGGGAGTCGGAAACTGTTGAGCGAAAATGGGATTCCCGTGCCGGTTGGGCTGGAGGAGAAGGCCGAGAGGTGGAGCAGATCTGCAAAAACGGTTATCTGGTTCTCGGACAGCCGGAAGGTGCTGGCCCTGTTGGCCATCTCCGACAAGATAAAACCATCGTCGGCGAATGCTGTTACACAGTTGAGGGCGATGGGGGTAGAACTCTACATGCTTACGGGCGATAACCTGAATACGGCTGGAGCGGTAGCCCAGCAGGCCGGTATCGGCCATTTCCAGGCTGAGATGTTACCGCATGAAAAGTCGGAATTTGTGAAACAATTGCAACAACAGGGAAAGGTGGTAGCCATGGTGGGCGACGGCATCAACGACAGTACAGCCCTAGCACAGGCTGATGTGAGTATTGCGATGGGGCGGGGGAGCGATATCGCGATGGATGTGGCAAAGATGACCATCGTATCCTCCGATCTGATCAAGATACCCCAGGCGATACGCCTGTCGCGACAAACGGTCATGACGATCCGGCAGAACCTGTTCTGGGCATTCGTCTACAACCTGATAGGCATTCCGGTTGCTGCAGGAATTCTTTACCCCTTCAACGGTTTTCTGCTCAACCCCATGATTGCCGGCGCTGCCATGGCACTCAGCAGTGTGAGCGTGGTCGGCAACAGCCTGCGGTTGAAGTGGAAGAGATAA
- a CDS encoding helix-turn-helix domain-containing protein produces MVVRNEMEQLGFDVKEVKLGEVWLEGELSAAEKERVRERMISLGFDLIDDRKSRIIERIKGIIIDLVHHKEGQMRTNLSDLLSSELAYDYSYLSNLFSEVEGTTIEKYFIAQRIEKVKELLVYDELTLSEIAYRLNYSSVAYLSNQFRRVTGLTPSHFKRIGEVKRKPLDKI; encoded by the coding sequence ATGGTTGTACGCAACGAGATGGAGCAGCTTGGATTTGACGTGAAGGAGGTCAAGCTGGGAGAGGTCTGGCTGGAGGGGGAGCTCTCGGCAGCGGAAAAGGAGAGGGTAAGGGAGCGGATGATCTCGCTGGGTTTTGATCTGATCGACGACCGGAAAAGTCGTATCATAGAGAGGATCAAGGGTATAATCATCGACCTGGTTCATCACAAGGAGGGGCAGATGCGCACCAACCTTTCCGACCTGCTCAGCAGTGAACTGGCATATGATTACAGTTATCTTTCCAACCTCTTTTCGGAGGTAGAGGGGACCACCATTGAGAAATATTTCATTGCACAAAGAATCGAGAAGGTCAAAGAGTTGCTGGTATACGACGAACTCACCCTGAGCGAGATCGCCTACCGTTTGAACTATTCGAGTGTTGCCTATCTGAGCAACCAGTTCAGGAGAGTGACCGGCCTTACCCCCAGTCATTTCAAACGGATCGGAGAGGTAAAACGGAAGCCGCTCGACAAAATATAA
- a CDS encoding NfeD family protein: MTFNLIIVAILVVLGILLLLIEFFLLPGISIAGIGGALFMVGGVIYAYIYLGSTAGNVTLALSLFLLALSFVWLLKSKSLQKIALTADIEETVDNSNLKSLRPGDTGITLSRLNPIGKVMIGEVTVEGKSFDGELIDEDTEIEVVRVESYNVTVKRRNGQ, from the coding sequence ATGACTTTCAATTTAATCATTGTCGCCATTCTGGTAGTTTTGGGAATTCTGCTTCTGCTCATCGAGTTTTTCCTTCTGCCGGGAATCAGCATTGCCGGAATTGGAGGTGCGCTCTTTATGGTAGGCGGAGTTATCTATGCCTACATCTACCTGGGTTCCACAGCGGGCAACGTCACGCTGGCCCTGTCACTCTTTCTGCTCGCACTCTCGTTTGTCTGGCTGCTCAAATCAAAATCGCTGCAGAAGATAGCACTTACGGCCGACATTGAAGAGACGGTAGACAACAGCAACCTGAAAAGTCTCCGCCCCGGAGATACCGGAATAACACTCTCCCGTCTCAATCCCATCGGCAAGGTGATGATCGGTGAAGTCACGGTCGAAGGAAAATCATTCGACGGGGAGCTTATCGACGAGGATACCGAGATCGAAGTTGTGCGGGTTGAATCGTACAACGTCACGGTTAAAAGGCGAAACGGTCAATAA